In Rhizobium gallicum bv. gallicum R602sp, the following proteins share a genomic window:
- a CDS encoding amino acid ABC transporter permease, giving the protein MQEINLTDLFISLTGRLGLNYEFLATGYEVQIWRDGFTTTLYLVVLLIPVSLFFGLLFAACLTSGKLWLSAPARAFVEATRNTPTLVQLMFSFLVLNTVVSNLLGGAQNNPLTPFFWVVAVVGLHIAALHAEAIRAGIEAVPASTVEAARGMGFSQLQILRYVEVPLALRASLPAIVNNLINLVKLTTVGNAIAVSEITYASIMVWTQRDNVVELMIVILAFFSLINLVVARLGLWVERKLAVPGYGL; this is encoded by the coding sequence ATGCAGGAAATCAATCTCACCGACCTGTTCATTAGTCTGACGGGCAGGCTCGGCCTGAATTACGAATTCCTCGCGACGGGATACGAGGTGCAGATCTGGCGCGATGGCTTCACCACCACGCTCTATCTGGTCGTCCTGCTTATCCCGGTCAGCCTGTTTTTCGGCCTGCTGTTTGCTGCTTGCCTGACATCCGGGAAACTCTGGCTTTCGGCGCCGGCGAGGGCCTTCGTGGAGGCTACCCGCAACACGCCGACGCTGGTGCAGCTGATGTTCAGCTTCCTGGTGCTCAATACGGTCGTCTCCAATCTGTTGGGCGGGGCGCAGAATAATCCGCTGACTCCTTTTTTCTGGGTCGTCGCGGTGGTCGGCCTGCATATCGCTGCCCTGCACGCGGAGGCAATCCGAGCCGGCATCGAGGCGGTGCCGGCCTCAACCGTAGAAGCGGCGCGTGGCATGGGCTTCAGCCAACTGCAGATCCTACGATATGTCGAAGTGCCGCTGGCGTTGCGGGCTTCTTTGCCGGCGATCGTCAACAACCTGATCAATCTCGTGAAACTGACGACCGTGGGGAATGCGATTGCCGTGAGCGAGATCACCTATGCCTCGATCATGGTGTGGACGCAGCGCGACAACGTCGTCGAACTGATGATCGTCATCCTCGCCTTCTTCAGCCTGATCAATCTGGTCGTAGCACGGCTCGGCCTGTGGGTGGAGCGCAAACTCGCTGTTCCGGGGTATGGCTTGTGA
- a CDS encoding transporter substrate-binding domain-containing protein produces MSSTKFIKLFFGLALSISALTSTQASADATLDRIKGRGTLTVGVILSGAPFGYIDPKTQAQKGFNLDIAQALAHDLGVKLETVTVTPPNRVQFLQQGKVDILIANMQYTEDRAKILDYVPTPYDRSGGAAVVRKDSGLQDWADLKGKPVCVSQGSNYTQPLMEEYGAVVKALPSQPESLLALQGGNCVAAVHVGATVGLLLQDRSEEWKDYAIPFPTELIPSDSVIWLRKGEKDTQAALDAGVKKLHTSGKLLEFAKANRLLNTEYLQQENKTLSASK; encoded by the coding sequence ATGTCGTCCACCAAATTCATCAAATTATTCTTCGGACTTGCTCTTTCAATCTCCGCACTAACGTCGACCCAGGCGTCCGCAGATGCGACGCTCGACCGGATCAAAGGACGCGGCACGCTGACTGTCGGCGTGATCCTGTCCGGCGCGCCGTTCGGCTATATTGACCCGAAGACGCAGGCGCAGAAAGGTTTCAACCTCGACATCGCCCAGGCGCTTGCCCATGACCTCGGCGTCAAACTCGAGACGGTGACGGTGACGCCGCCGAACCGCGTGCAGTTCCTGCAGCAAGGCAAGGTCGACATCCTGATCGCCAACATGCAGTACACCGAGGACCGCGCCAAGATTCTCGACTACGTGCCGACGCCTTATGACCGCAGTGGTGGCGCGGCTGTGGTGCGCAAGGACAGCGGCCTGCAGGACTGGGCCGACCTGAAGGGCAAGCCGGTCTGCGTGTCGCAGGGCTCCAACTATACGCAGCCTCTGATGGAAGAATATGGCGCAGTTGTTAAGGCGCTTCCGAGCCAGCCGGAATCGCTGCTCGCTCTTCAGGGCGGCAATTGCGTTGCGGCCGTGCATGTCGGCGCGACAGTCGGCCTCCTGCTACAGGATCGATCGGAAGAATGGAAGGACTATGCCATTCCCTTCCCCACCGAGTTGATCCCATCGGATTCGGTGATCTGGTTGCGCAAGGGCGAGAAGGATACGCAGGCTGCCCTGGATGCTGGCGTCAAGAAGCTGCACACGTCTGGAAAGCTGCTGGAATTCGCCAAGGCAAACCGGCTTTTAAACACCGAGTACCTGCAGCAGGAAAACAAGACGCTTTCCGCCAGCAAGTAA